Part of the Acidobacteriota bacterium genome, GCCGCGGAAGGGCTCGAGCATCAGCCCGATCGACTCCTTGAACGCGGCCGCGTCCTTGAGCAGCGTGGTGATGTCGTAGAACAGGATGCCCGGCTTGGGGAAGTCGGGGATCTCGCGGATGAGCTTCTTCAGATGGGTGCAGTCCATGCGTGCCTGGTTTATGGAAGTGGTTGCGGAACTCGTTGCTGAAGTCTCTGGCATCAGGTCTACCTCGCCCCCTGGTTTACCACGCACCCTCGATGCGGAACGTGTTCAGCTCCGGCACCGGCTGCGCTTCGGTTTCGCTGACGTCGTCCACCCGCGCCGCGCGCGGTCCCTGGTGGAGTTTGCCGCGCAGCGCGACCTGTTGCTCGCGCGTGCCGGTGGCCAGCACCTCTACCGCGCCCGAGGGCGCGTTGCGCACCCACCCGGCGATCCCCAGGCTGCGCGCCTCGCGCTCCACATAGAAGCGGAAGCCCACACCCTGCACGCGGCCTTTTACCACGTAGCGCCTGGTCTCGACTTGTGCGGCTTCTGCCAACGGCTTACGCGCGGGAAAGGTACGTGCCTTCGCTGGTGTCCACGCGGATCTTCTCGCCCTCGCCGATGAACGGCGGCACCTGCACGATGAGCCCGGTCTCGGTCTTGGCCGGCTTGGTCACGCTCGAAGCGGTTGCCGACTTTATCCCCGGCTCGGTCTCGATCACGGTCAGGTCCACCGTCTGCGGCAGCTCCACGCCCACCGGCTTCTCGTCGTGGAACTCGATCTTGATCTGCAGGTTGGGCGTGAGGTACTCCACCGCGTCACCGAGCGTATCGCGCGTCAGGTGCAGCTGCTCGTAGTTCTCGGTGTTCATGAAGTAGTAGTCGTCGCCATCTTTATAGAGGTATTCCATCTGGACCTCGTCGAGCACCACTTTGTCGACGGAATCCTCGGCGCGGAACTTGTAGTCCATCATCGCGCCGGTGCGCAGGTTGCGCAGCTTCGCCTGGATGAACCCGCGCTTGTTCCCCGGGGTGCGGTGCTCCACGCTGAATACCTGGTGCAGATCCTTGTTGTGCATGATGACCGCGCCGGGGCGCAGCAGTGTCGCGGTGATGGCCATGACTGAAGACTTCTCCTGGGGTTACTAAAAAAATGTCTTCCTGAGACGATTCGCCGCCGGATCGCGCCGCCGGCCCTGCTAGACGAACGGGGGCAGCGAGGCAGGATTACACATTAGATTCTAGCATTGGTCATGCTGAGGAACCGAGGGCCGGCGTCCTCTCCAGCCGGGGTATCGGTGACGAAGCATCTCAAGTGTCAAAACATCTCAAAACTGGAAGTACAAGAACGGGCTTTCCTTCTGCAGCAGCAAGATCGTCCACCCCAGCACGATGGCCAGCGCATACGCGTAACGCGGCTTGGGCTCGAACTTGATCTCCCATGAATTCGGCGCGAAGTTGGCGATGGCCCACGCCACCATGATCGTCGCCACATACATGGCGTTGGCGTGCAGCGAGCCCACGCCGGCCGCGCCGAACATCTCGCGGAAGATGCCCATCGCCTGCGCCAGCGTCGCGGAGCGGAAGAACACCCAGCCGAACCCGACCAGCAAGAACGTTAGGGCGCGTCCGAGCGCCACCGACTTTGGAACCAGGCCGCGCTCCCGCAGCAGGTTGTAGCCCGCGAGCAGCACGCCGTGGTACAGGCCCCAACACACGAACGTCCAGTTGGCGCCGTGCCACAACCCGCCCAGGAACATGGTGATGAACAGGTTCACCGCGGTGCGCGCCATGCCTTTGCGCGAGCCGCCCAGCGGGATGAACAGGTAGTCGCGCAGCCAGGTCGAGAGCGAGATGTGCCAGCGCCGCCAGAAGTCGGAGATGTTCACCGCTTTGTACGGCGAATTGAAATTGATGGGGAACTGGATGCCGAGCAGGTGCGCGAGTCCGACGGCCATATCGCTGTAGCCGGAAAAATCGAAGTAGATCTGGAAGGTGTAGCCGAGCACGCCCAGCCACGCCGCGAGCGCGCCTTGCCCATTGGGCGCGGCGAAGTAGGCATTCACCGGACCGGCAAGCTGGTCTGCGATGAGCAGCTTCTTCGCCATGCCGACGACGAAAAAGTAAATGCCGGTGGCGGCCTCGTCCCACGGCAGCTTCTTCTTCAGCTCATTGAACTGGTCTTCGATGTCGGAGTAGCGCACGATCGGACCCGCAACCAGGTGCGGAAACATCGCGACGAAGGTGGAAAAATGCAGCAGGCTCTTCGCCGGCTTCACCACGCGGCGATAGATGTCGATGGTGTACGACATCGAATTGAAGGTATAGAACGAGATGCCGATGGGCAGCACGATCACCAGCATGGGTGCGAACCCGCTCATCCCCAGCTTCACCGCCGTCTCGTTCACGCTCGCCGCGAAGAATCCGTAATACTTGAAGAAGCCAAGGATGGCGAGGTTGAACGTCATCGACGCCGCCAGCCAGCGCTTGCGATACGCGGCGTCTTCGCT contains:
- a CDS encoding acylphosphatase, whose protein sequence is MAEAAQVETRRYVVKGRVQGVGFRFYVEREARSLGIAGWVRNAPSGAVEVLATGTREQQVALRGKLHQGPRAARVDDVSETEAQPVPELNTFRIEGAW
- the efp gene encoding elongation factor P, giving the protein MAITATLLRPGAVIMHNKDLHQVFSVEHRTPGNKRGFIQAKLRNLRTGAMMDYKFRAEDSVDKVVLDEVQMEYLYKDGDDYYFMNTENYEQLHLTRDTLGDAVEYLTPNLQIKIEFHDEKPVGVELPQTVDLTVIETEPGIKSATASSVTKPAKTETGLIVQVPPFIGEGEKIRVDTSEGTYLSRA
- a CDS encoding MBOAT family protein, which translates into the protein MLFNSYIFIFVFLPIVLLGWWKLRSVFHSNDAARLAFLTLASYVFYGWWDWRFLPLMWASTTVDWIAGQKIAASEDAAYRKRWLAASMTFNLAILGFFKYYGFFAASVNETAVKLGMSGFAPMLVIVLPIGISFYTFNSMSYTIDIYRRVVKPAKSLLHFSTFVAMFPHLVAGPIVRYSDIEDQFNELKKKLPWDEAATGIYFFVVGMAKKLLIADQLAGPVNAYFAAPNGQGALAAWLGVLGYTFQIYFDFSGYSDMAVGLAHLLGIQFPINFNSPYKAVNISDFWRRWHISLSTWLRDYLFIPLGGSRKGMARTAVNLFITMFLGGLWHGANWTFVCWGLYHGVLLAGYNLLRERGLVPKSVALGRALTFLLVGFGWVFFRSATLAQAMGIFREMFGAAGVGSLHANAMYVATIMVAWAIANFAPNSWEIKFEPKPRYAYALAIVLGWTILLLQKESPFLYFQF